In a single window of the Candidatus Thermoplasmatota archaeon genome:
- a CDS encoding helix-turn-helix domain-containing protein, whose product MARAAQRTRPAEGPRPLSEQACGQGGGCDLGDLLRLLGRSHVMEILYIANNEPGPHRFVDLQRRLRMSPNTLSERLKDLVEAGLLKRTAYSELPPRVDYEATAKARDLKPVFHSLVKWARRHDLEAAPPLAASKTTATA is encoded by the coding sequence ATGGCACGCGCCGCGCAACGCACCCGCCCCGCCGAGGGCCCTCGCCCGCTTTCCGAGCAGGCCTGCGGGCAAGGCGGCGGGTGCGACCTCGGAGACCTCCTTCGCCTGCTGGGCCGCTCCCACGTGATGGAAATCCTCTACATCGCCAACAACGAGCCCGGACCCCATCGGTTCGTGGACCTCCAGCGAAGGCTGCGAATGTCCCCCAACACGCTCTCCGAGCGCCTGAAGGACCTCGTCGAGGCGGGCTTGCTCAAGCGCACCGCATACAGCGAGCTTCCCCCGCGCGTGGACTACGAGGCGACGGCCAAGGCCCGCGACTTGAAGCCCGTCTTCCACAGCCTCGTCAAGTGGGCCCGCCGGCACGACCTCGAAGCCGCCCCACCGTTGGCGGCGAGCAAGACGACGGCGACAGCGTAG